A genomic window from Arthrobacter globiformis includes:
- a CDS encoding YegP family protein codes for MAGKFEVHQDSDQSYKFRLMDGDGNIVAESPRFKSVSGVVAGINALRENAATGLVVDLRKAQH; via the coding sequence ATGGCGGGCAAGTTTGAAGTTCACCAGGACAGCGATCAGTCCTACAAGTTCCGGCTCATGGATGGGGACGGAAACATCGTGGCTGAATCGCCGCGGTTCAAGAGCGTTTCGGGAGTAGTAGCCGGCATCAACGCGTTGCGCGAAAACGCCGCCACCGGCCTGGTGGTGGACCTGCGGAAAGCGCAGCACTGA
- a CDS encoding NUDIX hydrolase, with protein sequence MTARQDLVDLVDSIRAGTGPARNPYWRTLSVDESVARKAAVLILFGALDDVPAASGKPLVAADLDVLLLERAHTLDDHPGQVAFPGGGIHAGETPVEAALREAEEETGVDPSGVEVLGALPELALPRGNFLVTPVLAWWASPSPVRVVDYGESAQVFRVPVRDLLDPENRTMAAVTRMNQTFQSPAFTVNSLVVWGFTGMILNELFDQLAWAVPWDRTRLHPLDL encoded by the coding sequence ATGACAGCGCGCCAGGACCTGGTGGACCTCGTCGATTCAATCAGGGCGGGAACCGGTCCTGCCCGGAATCCTTACTGGCGCACGCTCAGCGTTGACGAGTCCGTGGCCCGCAAGGCGGCCGTTCTGATCCTCTTCGGAGCCCTGGACGATGTGCCCGCAGCCTCCGGCAAGCCGCTCGTTGCTGCCGACCTGGATGTCCTGCTCCTGGAACGGGCCCACACCCTCGATGACCATCCCGGCCAGGTGGCCTTTCCCGGCGGCGGTATCCATGCGGGTGAGACCCCGGTGGAGGCCGCGCTTCGGGAAGCGGAGGAGGAGACCGGCGTGGACCCTTCCGGCGTCGAAGTGCTCGGTGCACTGCCGGAACTGGCCCTACCGCGCGGAAACTTCCTGGTGACCCCTGTCCTGGCCTGGTGGGCTTCGCCGTCGCCGGTCCGGGTGGTGGACTACGGCGAGTCCGCCCAGGTCTTCCGGGTCCCGGTCCGCGACCTGCTGGACCCCGAGAACCGCACCATGGCGGCCGTGACCCGCATGAACCAGACGTTCCAGAGCCCGGCGTTCACCGTGAATAGCCTGGTGGTCTGGGGCTTTACTGGAATGATCCTGAACGAACTGTTCGACCAGCTGGCCTGGGCCGTCCCGTGGGACAGGACCAGGCTTCACCCGCTGGACCTCTGA
- the nth gene encoding endonuclease III: protein MPAESGPAASPPARSGESALALKRRARRINRALAEQYPYAHAELDFRNPFELLVATVLSAQTTDVTVNLITPLLFSRYPDARAMAEADTAELEAIIKPTGFFRAKTRNLLALANRVVDEFDGVVPGRLEDLVTLPGVGRKTANVVLGNAFGVPGITVDTHFGRLARRFGWTESDDPVRIESDVAELFEPRDWTMLSHRVVFHGRRVCHARKPACGACAVATWCPSFGSGETNPAKAAKLLKYELAPGNEELLAKLLAETHRAAEIRMESQRRTQ from the coding sequence ATCCCCGCCGAAAGCGGTCCGGCGGCTAGTCCGCCGGCCCGCTCCGGCGAGTCAGCCCTGGCGCTGAAGCGCCGGGCGCGCAGGATCAACCGTGCCCTCGCCGAGCAGTACCCGTATGCCCACGCCGAGCTCGACTTCCGGAATCCTTTTGAGCTCCTCGTGGCCACGGTGCTCTCCGCGCAGACCACGGACGTGACGGTCAACCTGATCACTCCGCTGCTCTTCTCCCGCTACCCGGACGCCCGTGCCATGGCGGAAGCCGACACGGCGGAGCTTGAAGCCATCATCAAGCCGACGGGGTTTTTCCGCGCCAAGACGCGGAACCTCCTCGCGCTGGCGAACCGGGTGGTGGACGAGTTCGACGGCGTGGTGCCCGGCCGGCTGGAAGACCTGGTGACGCTTCCCGGCGTCGGACGGAAAACCGCGAACGTGGTGCTGGGCAATGCGTTCGGCGTTCCGGGCATTACGGTGGACACGCACTTCGGGCGACTGGCGCGGCGCTTCGGCTGGACGGAGTCGGACGACCCCGTCCGGATCGAGTCCGACGTGGCGGAGCTGTTTGAGCCCAGGGACTGGACCATGCTGTCCCACCGGGTGGTCTTTCACGGCAGGCGGGTGTGCCATGCCCGCAAGCCGGCCTGCGGGGCCTGCGCCGTGGCCACCTGGTGCCCCAGCTTTGGCTCGGGCGAGACGAACCCCGCCAAGGCCGCGAAACTGCTGAAGTACGAACTGGCGCCTGGAAACGAGGAGCTCCTGGCGAAGCTGCTGGCCGAGACCCACCGCGCCGCCGAGATCCGGATGGAATCGCAGCGGAGGACTCAATGA
- a CDS encoding DeoR/GlpR family DNA-binding transcription regulator, with protein sequence MLPAARHQSIVDAVRRERVVRVSDLAQQLGVSLMTVRRDIEMLEESGQVERIHGGAKLPGDASTHEPGFELKSTQLTTQKRAIALEAAGLVHEGMAVALSAGTTTWALAKELANGPRITAVTNSVKIADLFHHASASGSGRHASTVILIGGERTPSDALVGPIATAALRQLHLDLLFLGVHGMDADAGYTTPNLLEAETNRAFIAASRKVVVLADHTKWGIQGISTIAKLEEADEVICDSGLSPDAQRILRDRVGRLRLV encoded by the coding sequence ATGCTTCCCGCGGCCCGTCACCAATCCATAGTGGACGCCGTCCGGCGCGAACGGGTGGTCCGTGTGTCGGATCTCGCGCAGCAGCTGGGAGTGTCCCTGATGACGGTGCGCCGCGACATCGAGATGCTGGAGGAAAGCGGCCAGGTGGAGCGGATCCATGGCGGTGCCAAACTGCCCGGGGATGCCAGCACGCACGAGCCCGGATTCGAGCTGAAGTCCACCCAGCTGACCACGCAGAAACGCGCCATCGCCCTGGAAGCCGCCGGCCTGGTCCACGAGGGCATGGCGGTTGCCCTGAGCGCGGGCACCACCACCTGGGCGCTGGCCAAGGAACTCGCCAACGGCCCCCGGATCACCGCGGTGACCAACTCAGTGAAGATCGCCGACCTCTTCCACCATGCCTCGGCGTCGGGGTCCGGGCGCCACGCCTCAACGGTGATCCTCATCGGCGGCGAGCGCACGCCGTCGGACGCCCTGGTGGGCCCCATCGCGACCGCGGCGCTCCGCCAACTGCACCTGGACCTGCTATTCCTCGGCGTGCACGGCATGGATGCGGACGCCGGCTACACCACGCCCAACCTCCTGGAGGCCGAAACCAACCGGGCATTCATCGCCGCCTCCCGCAAGGTGGTGGTCCTGGCGGACCATACCAAGTGGGGCATCCAGGGAATCAGCACCATCGCCAAACTTGAGGAAGCCGACGAGGTGATCTGCGATTCCGGGCTGTCCCCCGACGCCCAGCGGATCCTCCGCGACCGGGTGGGCCGGCTGAGGCTCGTTTAG
- the acs gene encoding acetate--CoA ligase: protein MSQDTPGSTATAATPSQQGDALENLLHENRKFAPSEDFAANAVVGAEVYAEAAADRPAFWAKQARELLTWNKDFTEALDWSNPPFAKWFVGGEVNAAYNALDRHVENGLGDRVAIYFEGEPGDSRSYTYAELTEEVKKAANAFESLGVAKGDRVAVYLPMIPEAVITLLACARIGAVHSVVFGGFSADALRSRIEDAEAKLVVTADGTYRRGKPSALKPAVDAALEQEGHTVQNVVVVKRNGQDVDWHEGRDHWWADTVGAASAEHTAVGHDSEHPLFILYTSGTTGKPKGILHTTGGFLTQTAYTHKAVFDLHPETDVYWCTADVGWVTGHSYVAYAPLINGATQVMYEGTPDSPHQGRWWEIVEKYKVSILYTAPTAIRTFMKWGRDIPDKYDLSSIRVLGSVGEPINPEAWMWYRDVIGGNKAPIVDTWWQTETGAQMIAPLPGVTATKPGSAQVPLPGIAVDVVDENGASVPDGHGGFLVIREPWPAMLRGIWGDPERFKDTYWSRFETMYFAGDGAKKDEDGDIWLLGRVDDVMNVSGHRLSTTEIESALVSHPAVAEAAVVGATDETTGQAVVAFVILRGDAVDSGDEIVQDLRNHVGKEIGPIAKPKTILVVPELPKTRSGKIMRRLLKDVAEGRDVGDATTLADNTVMQQIAASLKK, encoded by the coding sequence ATGTCCCAGGACACCCCCGGCTCGACGGCCACCGCTGCCACCCCCAGCCAGCAGGGCGATGCTCTTGAAAACCTGCTGCATGAGAACCGCAAGTTTGCCCCTTCCGAGGACTTCGCCGCCAACGCCGTGGTGGGCGCCGAGGTCTATGCCGAGGCGGCTGCTGACCGGCCCGCGTTCTGGGCGAAGCAGGCCCGCGAACTGCTGACCTGGAACAAGGACTTCACCGAGGCCTTGGACTGGTCCAACCCTCCGTTCGCCAAGTGGTTCGTCGGCGGCGAGGTCAACGCTGCCTACAACGCCCTGGACCGGCACGTGGAGAACGGCCTCGGCGACCGCGTCGCGATCTACTTCGAGGGCGAACCCGGGGATTCGCGTTCCTACACCTACGCGGAGCTCACCGAGGAAGTGAAGAAGGCCGCCAACGCCTTCGAGTCCCTCGGCGTGGCCAAGGGCGACCGGGTGGCCGTGTACCTGCCGATGATCCCCGAGGCCGTGATCACGCTGCTGGCCTGCGCCCGGATCGGTGCCGTGCACTCGGTCGTGTTCGGCGGTTTCTCCGCGGACGCCCTGCGGTCCCGGATCGAGGACGCCGAAGCCAAGCTCGTGGTCACCGCGGACGGCACCTACCGGCGCGGGAAGCCCAGCGCACTGAAACCGGCCGTGGACGCTGCCCTCGAGCAGGAGGGCCACACCGTGCAGAACGTCGTGGTGGTCAAGCGCAACGGCCAGGACGTGGACTGGCACGAGGGCCGGGACCACTGGTGGGCGGACACCGTCGGAGCAGCGTCAGCCGAGCACACCGCCGTCGGGCATGACTCCGAACACCCGCTGTTCATCCTCTACACCTCCGGCACCACCGGAAAGCCCAAGGGCATCCTGCACACCACCGGCGGCTTCCTCACCCAGACCGCCTACACCCACAAGGCCGTCTTCGACCTGCACCCGGAAACCGACGTGTACTGGTGCACGGCCGACGTCGGATGGGTCACCGGTCACTCGTACGTCGCCTACGCCCCGCTCATCAACGGCGCCACCCAGGTCATGTACGAAGGCACCCCGGACTCCCCGCACCAGGGCCGCTGGTGGGAGATCGTGGAAAAGTACAAGGTCTCCATCCTCTACACCGCCCCCACCGCGATCCGCACCTTCATGAAGTGGGGCCGGGACATCCCGGACAAGTACGACCTCTCCTCCATCCGGGTCCTGGGCTCCGTGGGCGAACCCATCAATCCCGAAGCCTGGATGTGGTACCGCGACGTCATCGGCGGGAACAAAGCCCCGATCGTGGACACCTGGTGGCAGACCGAAACCGGCGCCCAGATGATCGCCCCGCTGCCCGGCGTGACCGCCACCAAGCCCGGTTCCGCGCAGGTGCCGCTGCCCGGCATCGCCGTGGACGTCGTGGACGAGAACGGCGCCTCGGTCCCGGACGGGCACGGCGGCTTCCTGGTGATCCGCGAACCCTGGCCGGCCATGCTCCGCGGAATCTGGGGTGACCCGGAACGGTTCAAGGACACCTACTGGTCCCGCTTCGAAACCATGTACTTCGCCGGCGACGGCGCCAAGAAGGACGAGGACGGCGACATCTGGCTGCTCGGCCGGGTGGATGACGTCATGAACGTCTCCGGACACCGGCTCTCCACCACCGAAATCGAATCTGCCCTGGTCAGCCACCCCGCCGTGGCGGAGGCCGCCGTCGTCGGTGCCACCGACGAAACCACCGGCCAGGCCGTCGTCGCGTTCGTCATCCTCCGCGGCGATGCCGTGGACTCCGGGGACGAGATCGTCCAGGACCTCCGCAACCACGTCGGCAAGGAAATCGGCCCGATCGCGAAACCCAAGACCATCCTCGTGGTGCCCGAACTGCCCAAGACCCGGTCCGGCAAGATCATGCGCCGCCTCCTCAAGGACGTCGCTGAAGGCCGCGACGTCGGAGACGCCACCACCCTCGCGGACAACACCGTCATGCAGCAGATCGCCGCATCGCTGAAGAAGTAG
- a CDS encoding bifunctional 3'-5' exonuclease/DNA polymerase — protein MYLLLAAHPDGAAIQELTAAGLPHPDNPEPRVVSLAPQGAHQAAPQTALDDGTGLAAVVRELEKRRPRWIWHRTQDWYPSLLAAGVDVERCYDLSLCGAILAHSEFTAHTPYARNAEKLTQDDDLQPPRLLQPPPPPADQGALFDDPGAATEPRQTLAELRAEYAAQQEALAGAASANAVAGTAAGATTAGDGNRRLRLQLLLAAESASALVAAEMQHAGVPWREELHEHILAEHLGPRPPVGHRPAKLEALNTELRGLLNAPALNPDSPQELMRALHRNGIEVKSTRQWELKGSSHPAIAPLLAYKKLSRLHTANGWAWLDAWVRNGRFRPEYVVGGVVSGRWASRGGGALQIPRQVRGAVHADPGHKLIVADASQLEPRVLAALAQDSTMAEAARDQDLYAGIAAKGFGGDRSKAKMALLGAMYGATSGEAGRLMPQLAKTYPRAVGFVERAARDGEAGRTVTSRLGRSSPPPSERWFLSQRSTSAEEQRRADAIARSRGRFTRNFVVQGSAADWAACWLAELRRRLRTMRADGSATGELVFFLHDEVMVHAPDAAVDACTRAIEEAANAAKELLFGPIPVEFPVSVAVVNSYDNAK, from the coding sequence ATGTATCTGTTGCTCGCCGCCCACCCCGACGGCGCAGCCATACAGGAACTCACGGCGGCAGGCCTCCCCCACCCCGACAATCCGGAACCCCGGGTTGTCAGCCTTGCCCCGCAGGGAGCCCACCAGGCCGCACCCCAAACCGCACTCGACGACGGAACCGGGCTCGCCGCCGTCGTCCGCGAACTCGAGAAGCGGCGCCCGCGCTGGATCTGGCACCGCACCCAGGACTGGTACCCGTCACTGCTGGCGGCAGGCGTCGACGTGGAGCGTTGCTACGATCTTTCCTTGTGCGGCGCTATCCTGGCCCATTCCGAATTCACGGCCCACACCCCGTACGCCCGGAACGCCGAGAAGCTCACACAGGACGACGACCTGCAGCCGCCGCGGCTGCTCCAGCCGCCCCCTCCGCCCGCGGACCAGGGGGCGCTCTTCGATGACCCGGGCGCGGCAACCGAACCGCGGCAGACCTTGGCCGAGTTGCGTGCCGAATACGCCGCCCAGCAAGAGGCCCTCGCAGGCGCCGCTTCAGCCAATGCCGTGGCGGGAACCGCGGCGGGAGCAACCACCGCGGGGGACGGTAACCGGCGACTGCGTCTTCAGCTCCTCCTCGCCGCCGAATCGGCCAGCGCCCTCGTCGCTGCCGAGATGCAGCATGCCGGCGTGCCGTGGCGCGAGGAACTGCACGAGCACATCCTGGCGGAGCATCTGGGCCCGCGGCCTCCGGTGGGGCACCGCCCGGCCAAGCTCGAGGCCCTCAACACCGAACTCCGGGGCCTGCTGAACGCACCGGCGCTGAACCCGGACTCGCCGCAGGAGCTGATGCGCGCCCTGCACCGCAACGGCATCGAGGTAAAGTCCACGCGGCAATGGGAACTGAAGGGGTCCAGCCATCCGGCGATCGCGCCCCTGCTGGCCTACAAGAAACTGTCGCGGCTCCACACCGCCAACGGCTGGGCGTGGCTGGACGCCTGGGTGCGGAACGGGAGGTTCCGGCCCGAATACGTGGTGGGCGGAGTGGTGTCGGGCCGCTGGGCATCACGCGGCGGCGGGGCTCTGCAAATCCCCCGCCAGGTCCGCGGCGCCGTGCATGCAGACCCGGGGCACAAGCTCATCGTGGCGGACGCGTCCCAGCTGGAACCCCGCGTTCTCGCCGCCCTCGCGCAGGACTCGACCATGGCCGAAGCCGCCCGGGACCAGGATCTCTACGCCGGGATCGCGGCCAAGGGGTTCGGCGGTGACCGGAGCAAGGCAAAAATGGCGCTGCTGGGAGCCATGTACGGCGCCACCTCCGGCGAAGCGGGCCGCCTGATGCCGCAGCTGGCCAAGACCTACCCGCGCGCGGTGGGCTTCGTCGAACGCGCCGCCCGCGACGGCGAAGCGGGCAGGACCGTCACCTCGCGCCTGGGACGCAGCAGCCCGCCGCCGTCGGAACGGTGGTTCCTCAGCCAGCGGTCGACTTCCGCGGAGGAGCAGCGCCGCGCCGACGCCATCGCGCGTTCGCGCGGACGTTTCACGCGGAACTTCGTCGTCCAGGGTTCGGCGGCGGACTGGGCCGCCTGCTGGCTTGCGGAATTACGACGGCGGCTGCGCACCATGCGTGCCGACGGTTCAGCAACCGGGGAACTCGTGTTTTTCCTGCACGACGAAGTCATGGTCCATGCCCCGGACGCCGCCGTGGATGCCTGCACCCGCGCCATCGAGGAAGCGGCCAATGCCGCCAAGGAGCTGCTCTTCGGCCCCATTCCGGTCGAGTTCCCGGTGAGCGTCGCCGTCGTCAACTCCTACGACAACGCAAAGTAA
- a CDS encoding LacI family DNA-binding transcriptional regulator, translating into MTIPAAPAPRTQVTRKDVARYAGVSTAVVSYVVNGGPKKVAPATEAKVQEAIRQLGYRPNAAARALKLGSSETIGLVIPDNSNPFFSMLAHAVEDAAGALGYALVLTNSDGNLAKERRNIRNLAARQVDGVVLASVLFEPELDDLEAAEIPSVLLSHSGSSAGVTTVGVDLANGARTAVEHLIGHGHTNIGLAMGTTTGNEADAREEGWVQALRDAGLPEGPIARSAFTRVGGYAAGKRFLASGHRPTAIFASSDMQAIGILRALHEAGLSVPEDIALVSFDGSEDAEYSWPTLTTVEQPVRDMAEAAVRALVGADRGEPAQHRVFPTKLLVRQSCGCP; encoded by the coding sequence ATGACCATTCCGGCAGCGCCCGCCCCGCGGACCCAGGTGACCCGCAAGGATGTTGCCCGGTACGCCGGGGTGAGCACCGCCGTCGTCAGCTACGTGGTGAACGGCGGGCCGAAGAAGGTGGCGCCCGCCACCGAAGCGAAGGTCCAGGAAGCCATCCGGCAGCTGGGCTACCGCCCCAACGCGGCTGCGCGGGCCCTGAAGCTGGGGTCCAGCGAAACGATCGGTTTGGTCATTCCGGACAACAGCAACCCGTTCTTCTCAATGCTGGCCCACGCCGTGGAGGACGCGGCGGGAGCACTCGGGTACGCCCTGGTGCTGACGAACTCGGACGGCAACCTGGCCAAGGAACGCCGGAACATCCGGAACCTGGCCGCCCGGCAGGTGGACGGCGTGGTGCTGGCCAGCGTCCTGTTCGAACCGGAACTGGATGACCTGGAGGCCGCGGAGATCCCGTCCGTGCTCCTGAGCCACAGCGGCAGCTCGGCCGGGGTCACCACCGTGGGTGTGGACCTGGCGAATGGTGCGCGCACCGCCGTCGAGCATTTGATCGGCCATGGCCACACCAACATCGGCCTGGCCATGGGTACCACCACCGGCAACGAAGCGGACGCCCGCGAAGAGGGCTGGGTGCAGGCGCTCAGGGACGCCGGGCTGCCGGAAGGCCCCATTGCCCGCAGCGCCTTCACCCGGGTTGGCGGCTACGCTGCAGGGAAGCGGTTCCTGGCGTCCGGGCACCGGCCCACCGCCATCTTCGCCAGCTCCGACATGCAGGCCATCGGCATCCTCCGCGCGCTCCACGAGGCCGGCCTGTCCGTCCCGGAGGACATAGCGCTGGTCTCGTTCGACGGTTCGGAGGACGCGGAATACTCCTGGCCGACGCTGACCACCGTGGAACAGCCCGTGCGGGACATGGCGGAGGCAGCCGTCCGGGCGCTCGTCGGGGCGGACCGCGGCGAGCCCGCACAGCACCGCGTCTTCCCGACGAAACTCCTGGTCAGGCAGTCCTGCGGCTGCCCGTGA